Genomic DNA from Streptomyces sp. AM 2-1-1:
AGCGGTACGGGCTTGCGCCAGGCGCGGCCGGGGGCGGCGCCGGAGAGGATGATCAGGCTTTCGGCGTGCCGGCGCATCCGGGTGGTCAGGTGGTCGAGGCGGAAGAGGTCGGCCAGTTCGCCGGGGTCCTCGGCACGGCGTTCCATGCCGTCGAGGAGAGTCAGCTGACGGTGGACCAGGACCTGGCTGCGGCGGGCGAGGTTGACGAAGACTCCGGCGATGCCACCGGCGAGTTCGGCGCGCTCCGCCGCAGCGCTGAGGGCGGCGCGGTGCACGGTGTCGAGCGCCTCGCCGACCTGTCCGATCTCGTCCTGGGACGGTCTGCGCGGCGGCGACCCGGCCGAGACGTCGATCTTCTCCCCCGCACGCAGCCGTTCCATCGCACGCGGCAGTTCGCGGCGCGCGATGGCCAGGGCGCTGTCGCGCAGACTCACCAGTTCCGTGACGAGCCCGCTGCCGATGCGCACGGAGATGACGAGCGCGGCGACCACGGCCGCGAAGCCGAAGAGGACCGCGGCGCCCTCGGCGCTCGTCAGCCCGGCGGTCAGCGGGTCCGAGCGGCCCGCCACCTCCGCCGCCGCGGCGGCTTCCAGGGCGTGCAACCGGGCGAGCACCCGGCCGCCCGCCCGGTCCCAGGCGCCGACCGGCACCGCACGGGCGGCCGGAGGGCCGGGGTGCGCGGCGAGCACCGCGTCCTCGGCGTCTTCCACGGCGCGGTAGGAGCTGTGGGCGGCGAGGTCCTGCCAGGCGTCCCGTTCGCCGGCGGGCAGGTCGGCGACGGCGGTCTCCGTGAAGGAACGCCGTGCCTCGACGGCTCCGGTGAACCGGACCAGTGCCCGCCCGTCGAGGGTGCCGGTCCGGGCGGCCACGGCGAGGAGGACGTCCTCGCGGGCCAGCATCTCGTCCGCCCGGCCGAGTTCCAGCAGCACGCGGGCCTCGGGGCCGGCGTCGGTGTTCTGGATCGCGGTGAGCGCCCCGAGCACCCCGAAGGCCGCGCCGACGGCGTCGGTGTACGCGAGGTAGGCGCCGTCCCGCTCGGTGTCGCTGTCCGCCCGGCCGTCCCGGGAAGCGAGGAGACGGTTCCGCAGCGGGCCGAGACCGTCGGTGCGGGAGACGAGGACGTCCATGCGCGCGGCGAGACCGGCGGGGAGACCGCCGGTGTCCGCCACCGTGTGGTCGTCACCCATCCGCAGCCGGCCGAGCGCCGCGTCGGTGCGCGCGGCGCGGTCCTCCAGGACCGCGGCCGCGTGCTCCCCCGGTGCCGCCGACTGGACGAGGGCTGCCTTCCGCTCGGCCTGGAGCGCGTCGAGGGCCTGCCGCACCGGGGTCCGTACCGTCGCGTCCACGTGCTCGGCCTGGCGCAGCCGCGCCACTTCCTGGGCCGTGGTGACGGTCGCGAGACCCCACAGGGCGAGCAGGGAGACGACGGGCACCATCAGCAGGGCGAGCACCTTGGCGCGTACGGTCCGGGGCCGCGGGGACCAGGTGCGCCGGTCTCCCGGCGGGTCCTGCGGTTGCCGCGCACGGACGCCGGGCGCGACCCGCTCGTCGGCCGGAGGGCCCGCGTGCGCGCGCCGGCCGCGCACCGGGGGTATGGGCCGGTCGGCCTGGGCGCCGGGCGCCTGGGTGGTGCGGAGTGGGCGCATGGCCTCTTCGTTCCGGGTCGGGAAGGGCTGGACAGGGGGTGTGCGGGGGGAACGGCGCGGGGACGACGGGCCGGTCAGGGGGCGGCGGCCGACGGCGACGGGTCGCCGGACGTGGTGAGGCGGTCGGTGTGCCGGGCCCGCTGGGCCGCGACCGACGCGTACGTGCCGGAGCCGGCGTCCCGTGCCGTGGGCGAGAGCGCGACGAACGCCGAGGTGAGGAAGAGGTAGGAGCCGAGCCCGACGGTCAGGGGGAAGATGAACTGCATGGCCGTGGCACCGGGCAGGGGAGCGGCGGACGGGGCGACGTCGACGCCGACCGCCAGCATCCCGGTGTAGTGCATGGAGCTGACCGCGGCGCCCATCACGAGGGAGGCGAGCGCCACGGCTCCGGGGGTGTGGATGTGGAGGGCCGCCCAGAGGGCCGCCGTCGCCGCGACGACGGCGATCACCACGGAGACCGTGACCATGACCGGGTCGTAGTGCACCTCGCCGTGCAGTCGGAGGGCCGCCATGCCGAGGTAGTGCATGCTCGCGACGCCGAGGCCGGTGGTGAGCCCACCGGTCAGCAGGGCCCGGGCACCGTTGCGGCCGTGCCCCACGGCGAAGACGCCGATCCCGACGACCACCATGGCGACGACGAGGCTGAGCAGGGTCGGCCCGACGTCGTAGCGGATGTCCGTCCCGGTGACCCCGAAGCCGAGCATGGCGACGAAGTGCATGGTCCAGATGCCGGTACCGAGGGCGGATGCCGCGGTGAGCAGCCAGTTGCGCCGCGAGCGGCCGCTGGTGCGGAGTGCGCGCACGGTGCATCGGAGTCCGAGCGCCGCGCCGGTGGATGCCATCGCGTACGACAGCACGGGTGTCAGCCAGCCGAAGGCGGCGTGGTCCAGGTGTCCCATAGACCGGGGACGGTAGCCCGGCGGGCCGTACCCGCCGGGGGCATACTTCGAAAGATCATGGAATATGACGGATCGGCGTGCTCAACCGATCGGAGAGTGGCTGATTCTGTCGCCTGAAGGAGCGTGACAGAGCCGGACATTGTCGCCATGAAACCGCCACGAGCGGGGGTGTCCCGCGGAACACGTACCTGCTTCCGCACTTCGGCAGAGCATTCCCGGCCGGGCGTGGACTCACCCCTCCTACCGTCCCGATCCGGCCGGTGACCCACGATCATGTCTGCATGAGCGATGAGCGGACACGCGTACGGGACTTCTTCACCGAGCGGGCGGCCGGCTGGGACGCGCGCTTCGCCGGCGACGGACCCGCATACGCCTCGGCGGTGGGCCTTCTCGGGCTCCGGCCGGGGGACGCGGTACTCGACGCGGGCTGCGGTACGGGGCGTGCGCTGCCGGCCCTGCGCGAGGCGGTCGGACCGGCCGGCCGGGTTCTGGGCGCCGATCTGACGCCCGCGATGCTCCGCGAGGCGGTGCGGGCCGGACGGGACCGGAGGGCCGCACTGATGCTCGCCGATGTCGAGCGGGTCCCCCTCGGCGACGCGGTCCTGGACGCCGTCTTCGGCGCCGGGCTCGTCTCCCACCTCGCCCGGCCGCAGGCCGGCCTGCGCGAACTCGCCCGTGTGGTGCGCCCGGGCGGGCGGCTGGCCCTGTTCCATCCGGTCGGCCGGGCAGCCCTCGCCGCCCGGCACGGCCGGGCACTCAGTGAGGACGATCTGCGTGCCGAGACCCGCCTGGGCCCCCTGCTGGCCCGTGCAGGGTGGCGCCTGGACGCGTACACCGACGAGGACGACCGGTTCCTCGCCCTGGCCCGTCGTACGCCGGCGACCGGGGGCGGACCGGCTACGCCGTGAGGGCTCGCCCCGACACGGCGGCGAACGCGTCGGGACGGGTCACCATGCTGGGGTGCCCCGCCCCGGGGACGGTTTCCACCCGCACGCCCCCGGCGATCGGCTCGGCGCGGCCCGGAAGTTCCTCGCCCCCCGGCCCTGGAGGTGGACGCGCTCCGCGGTGCCGGTCACCGGCATCCGCCGCACGGGCGGCTCGGTCCGGGCGACCGGCGAGGCGGAGCTGCGCCGGCCGCGCGACGTCCTGGAATCACCCGGTGGCGCCACCCTCCGACGTGCGCCGGTGCGGCACCGGGCAGCCGCGTACGCCCGGGGTGGGGAAGGTGCCGAGCGCGGCCACCTCGTACCCGTCCGGGTAACCCTTGATCTCGGGGTTCTGGCGGGCGTAGTGCGGTGCGGACCGGGGCGGCAGCAGCCGGACCGCCCGGGCCCGGAGCCGCAGCGCTCCCCTGGTCAGGCCGCGCGCGAGGACGCCCGGACGCCGGTAGCGGAAGGCTTCCAGCAGCGCCTCGTCGAGAAGGGCGAGACTCGCCCCGCGCACCAGCGGCGCGAGCGGCGCCGGATACCAGGAGGCCATCAGGTCCAGAGTGGCGTCGGAGACCTGCCTGGCGCCCTCGTCCCACCCGAAGTGATCCCTCTCGTACGCGTCGAGGGTCTCCTCGAACTCCTCGTAGGTGCGGGGCGGGTCCGGGATGCCCAGGTGCGCGCCGAGCGTGCGGTAGTAGACGGCGTACGCCTGGCGTTCGTGGGCGGAGAGCCGCCGCCAGCCGTACGCGTCCAGCCAGCGCTTCGGGACGACGACGAAGGTGCAGAGCACATAGCGCATGTCGTCGTCGCCGATGTCGTAGGCGCGGTGCATCGCGTTGATCCGGCGGATCGCCGTCCGGCCGCTGTCGGAGTCGAAGCCGTGCTCCACGACGGTGTCGAGGAGGAGCGCCGTGTCGTCGTAGCGCTTCTGGGAACGGTCCGTCAGCTCCGCCGTGCGGGCCAGCAGCCGGCCGATGGCGGGGACGGCATAGGTGCGGTACAGGGCGAGTTCGAGGGCACGGGTGACGTCCCAGGGGAACTCGAGCGTGACAGAGAGGCGGTAGATCCGGAGGAAGTCGCGTTCCGGATCGAGGCCCTGGATTTCCTTCAGCCGGTCGTACCGCTTCACGCCGTCCCCCTCCGCCGGTGCCCGGAGCCGTCCACTCTACGGCGCGGACACGGCGACGGCGGGGGTGTCGACCTCTCCCGGAGGACTTCCGCGGTCCGCGACCTCGGCTTCCCGCGAGGTCTCGACGGCGAGGTTACCGGGTGGTTAGGGTGCGCCGACGAACGAGCGTCGATGCAGGAGGAGGACACCGTGGCCGGTGCGGACGAGATGGTCGCCGCCGACGACGCGCTGTACGTGCTGACCGCGCTGCTGCTGACCCCCGCGAGCTTCCCCACCGTGCTGGGCGACGACTATCCGGCCGCGTGCCACGCGCTCGGCCTCGAACCGTACGCGCAGGGGTACGGCCTCGTGTTCGGCCAGGACGGCGAGGGCGCCCGCTGGACCGTGGTGACCGAGGACGTCACCCTCGTCGCCGGGGC
This window encodes:
- a CDS encoding ATP-binding protein: MRPLRTTQAPGAQADRPIPPVRGRRAHAGPPADERVAPGVRARQPQDPPGDRRTWSPRPRTVRAKVLALLMVPVVSLLALWGLATVTTAQEVARLRQAEHVDATVRTPVRQALDALQAERKAALVQSAAPGEHAAAVLEDRAARTDAALGRLRMGDDHTVADTGGLPAGLAARMDVLVSRTDGLGPLRNRLLASRDGRADSDTERDGAYLAYTDAVGAAFGVLGALTAIQNTDAGPEARVLLELGRADEMLAREDVLLAVAARTGTLDGRALVRFTGAVEARRSFTETAVADLPAGERDAWQDLAAHSSYRAVEDAEDAVLAAHPGPPAARAVPVGAWDRAGGRVLARLHALEAAAAAEVAGRSDPLTAGLTSAEGAAVLFGFAAVVAALVISVRIGSGLVTELVSLRDSALAIARRELPRAMERLRAGEKIDVSAGSPPRRPSQDEIGQVGEALDTVHRAALSAAAERAELAGGIAGVFVNLARRSQVLVHRQLTLLDGMERRAEDPGELADLFRLDHLTTRMRRHAESLIILSGAAPGRAWRKPVPLTQVVRAAVSEIEEYARVEVRRLDDVSVTGSAVADLTHLLAELVENAAQFSPPHTTVRISGEPVGNGYAIEIEDRGLGMGGELLTRANKRIEQSEALDLFDSDRLGLFVVSRLASRHRIKVGLRTSPYGGTTAVVLLPTALLHEDRAPNAEPAGTAPPAAAEGTPPERTVLTGPTHRTVFPPPVAVPDPDPASGAEPAPVTALRRRPGAPGGDKAPERGRSRTTLRATPAGPAEPASPIAGDDRLPRRVRQAHLVPQLRDGQARTPSAPRAGEPAERTPEQVRDRMTAYRDGWRRGSAPGPAAGPLRTGDPG
- a CDS encoding MHYT domain-containing protein, with amino-acid sequence MGHLDHAAFGWLTPVLSYAMASTGAALGLRCTVRALRTSGRSRRNWLLTAASALGTGIWTMHFVAMLGFGVTGTDIRYDVGPTLLSLVVAMVVVGIGVFAVGHGRNGARALLTGGLTTGLGVASMHYLGMAALRLHGEVHYDPVMVTVSVVIAVVAATAALWAALHIHTPGAVALASLVMGAAVSSMHYTGMLAVGVDVAPSAAPLPGATAMQFIFPLTVGLGSYLFLTSAFVALSPTARDAGSGTYASVAAQRARHTDRLTTSGDPSPSAAAP
- a CDS encoding methyltransferase domain-containing protein, producing the protein MSDERTRVRDFFTERAAGWDARFAGDGPAYASAVGLLGLRPGDAVLDAGCGTGRALPALREAVGPAGRVLGADLTPAMLREAVRAGRDRRAALMLADVERVPLGDAVLDAVFGAGLVSHLARPQAGLRELARVVRPGGRLALFHPVGRAALAARHGRALSEDDLRAETRLGPLLARAGWRLDAYTDEDDRFLALARRTPATGGGPATP
- a CDS encoding oxygenase MpaB family protein yields the protein MKRYDRLKEIQGLDPERDFLRIYRLSVTLEFPWDVTRALELALYRTYAVPAIGRLLARTAELTDRSQKRYDDTALLLDTVVEHGFDSDSGRTAIRRINAMHRAYDIGDDDMRYVLCTFVVVPKRWLDAYGWRRLSAHERQAYAVYYRTLGAHLGIPDPPRTYEEFEETLDAYERDHFGWDEGARQVSDATLDLMASWYPAPLAPLVRGASLALLDEALLEAFRYRRPGVLARGLTRGALRLRARAVRLLPPRSAPHYARQNPEIKGYPDGYEVAALGTFPTPGVRGCPVPHRRTSEGGATG